The genomic region GAAAGAAGGTAATTCTTGAAAGAAAAGCTGTATAATAACTTCTTTCCCCGGGAAAAATTGGTGTGGTTGCGCTTTTCGGGGGTGAAAATATCGTGAAATCTCGCGCTAACAAAAATTTAAAGGGTTGGAGTGTACATGTAGACATTTCTACTCCTGAGACTTGCTGGAAGAAAACATGTAAGTGGCAGTTGCGATGTgggtcctttttttttattattattatttagtTTGAGCCTCTCAACTCTAATAACGGTTTTTGCTCCATCAATATGAGGCCAAGAGTCGGGATGAGGGACCACACCTTTCCTCTGCAAACCCGGGAGGAGCTCGAGTGAGCTATATCGACACCAATCATCGACACATAAATTGATATCGAATTGCGTTTCCAGGGTCCTGGATTTGGACCCGTGGCGGCTGCTGGGAAAAATGTCGACCACTGTCATAGAACCGGCGCTGCCATGCACAGGTACTTTACACATGGTGCTTGTGTTGTGGGATGGATTGATGATACACAGCACCAAATCGACATGCTCTTTAAGACCAAGTTGTTGCCCAAATCAATGTCTTGATTCTACATCTCCGTACTGACGCCAGGAATGACACCATATCGTCAAAAAAGCCAACCCTTGCAGTGAGTGACACATAAATTTCACTTGTGACTCAACCTCAGTCGCTGTTGCTCTCCACACTGACCGGGCAACCTGGTAGGACCGTCTGCCCTCGGTTCTGATATCTGGAAGGCATCAGTCAGAAGCTCACCGCATAAGCAACAGCGGTACACAACAGGAGGATCGTGACTGAGACTAACTGTTAGAGACTGGCCGCCATGACGCTCTCGAGACTGGCCCAACGGGTCCCGACTCCGGTCCTGACTGGCTCCTGCTCCACGAACAAAGCACGCCAGCGGCTTATCAGCAGCCGTTTGAGAATCGAGTCAGTGGATGGCCACAAGCTCGTCAGCACGTATATGCCCGAGTTTCGGCGGTGTTCCTCGGCTCAGCCTGACGACCGCCACTCCGCTGCCCCGCGTTCGGCACCCCGCCAGGCCCAGTCACCGTCACCCGTTAAGGTCGCCCACGCCCACGCCCAACGCCTACGCCTCGGTCTCGGTCTCGCCAGGAACCACACCACCGCTCTCTTGCACTCTGCATCTGCACAACCAAACTCATTCCTTGCTCACAGGGCCTTTTCCAGCTCGTCAGCAGCCATGGTGGCCCAAAAGATTGACGGAACGGCCGTGGCCAAGCGGGTGCGCGAACAGCTCAAGGCTGAGattgccgagaagaagggaatCAACCCACGCTTTGAACCGTGCTTGAAGATTATCCAAGGTGCGTATTAGTATCCCGGCCTTCGTTTATTTACCTGAATGACTGACTAAACTAACCAACGTCGTGTAGTGGGCGACCGCTCTGACTCCTGTAAGCCACCAACCATACTCCAAAGCCCCCAAAGCCGCTACCCCGCGTGGGCATTGTTTAACTGATTCTGGACGGATGACCTGCAGCCACCTATGTGCGCATGAAGTTGAaagccgccgaggaggtAAGGATGCTGTAGACCACTCACATCTCATTCGCGAACGGCACACTGACCCCCTTGATATCAGTGCGGCATCTCATGTGAACTCATCAAGTTTGACGAATCggccaccgaggccgagatcgTTGCTCGTGTTCATGCTCTTAACAATGACCCAACCGTCCACGGCATCTTGGTCCAGCTCCCATTACCAAGCCATGTTTCTGAGTACGCTGTCACATCCGCCGTCCTGAGCGAGAAGGATGTCGACGGCTTCGGCACTTACAACATCGGTGAGCTGGCCAAGCGTGGTGGTAACCCCTATTTCGTCCCCTGCACACCCAAGGGTGTCATGGTCCTTCTCGAGGAAACCGGTGTCGACCTCAAGGGGAAGAACGCCGTAGTTGTTGGCAGAAGTGACATTGTTGGCAGTCCTGTCAGCTACCTCTTGAAGAACGCAGATGCCACTGTCACTGTTTGCCACTCCAGGACCAAGGATCTTGACCAGCACCTCAAGAATGCCGACGTCGTGGTTGTTGCTATTGGCAAGGCTGGTTTCATCAAGGGCGAGCAGCTCAAGGAGGGCGCCGTTGTCATCGACGTTGGCACCAACTACATTCCCGACGCTACCAAAAAATCTGGTCAGCGTCTTGTTGGCGATGTCGAATTCGAGTCCGCCTCCCAGGTAGCCTCTCACATCACACCCGTCCCCGGCGGTGTTGGTCCCATGACTGTCGCCATGCTGCTTCACAACGTTGTCGCCTCTGCGACACAGTGGTTTGATGCCgagaagcagaggaagaTTGTGCCCCTGAGCCTTGCTCTCAAGGAGCCAGTCCCATCAGACATCGCCATCTCGCGGGCTCAAGCGCCCAAGCACGTTACTCAGATCGCCAAGGAGATTGGCATTTCAAACTCGGAGCTCGAACCATATGGTGCCTACAAAGCCAAGGTCGACCTCACTCTTCTCAAGCGCTTGGATCATCGCCGAAATGGTCGCTACGTTGTTGTTACCGGTATCACCCCCACTCCTCTCGGTGAGGGCAAgtctaccaccaccatgggTCTTGCTCAAGCCTTGGGCGCCCATGTTGGTCGTCTTACTTTTGCCAACGTTCGTCAGCCAAGTCAAGGCCCAACGTTCGGCATCAAGGGCGGTGCTGCCGGCGGTGGTTACAGTCAGGTCATTCCCATGGACGAGTTCAACATGCATTTGACTGGTGATATCCACGCTATCACCGCTGCtaacaacctcctcgccgctGCTATTGATACCCGCATGTTCCACGAGAGCACTCAGAAGGATTCCGCCCTCTACAGACGACTGGTCCCGGTCAAGAACGGCAAGAGACAGTTCTCGCCTGTCATGTTCCGCCGCCTGAAGAAGCTCGGCATTGACAAGACCAACCCTGATGATCTTACCGAGGAGGAAATCGGCAAGTTCGCCCGCCTTGATATCGACCCAGAGACTATCACTTGGAGACGCGTCTTGGACGTCAACGACAGACATCTCCGCGGCATCACTATCGGCACTGCTGCCACCGAGAAGGGCCATAGCCGCCAGACCGGCTTCGACATTTCGGTCGCCAGTGAGTGCATGGCCATTCTCGCTCTCAGCACTGACCTCGCCGACATGCGCGAGCGTCTCGGCAGAATGGTCGTTGCCAGCTCCAGAAGCGGCGACCCCGTCACGGCCGACGACctcggtgccggtggtgctCTTACCGCCCTCATGAAGGATGCCATTAAGCCGAACCTGATGCAGAGTTTGGAAGGCACACCCGTATTCGTCCACGCTGGCCCCTTCGCCAACATCTCCATCGGCAACAgctccatcctcgccgatAAGATGGCCCTCAAGCTCGCGGGTACCGAGCCCGACGAGGACCACTCCACCAAGGCCGGTTTTGTCATCACCGAAGCCGGCTTTGACTTCACCATGGGTGGCGAGCgcttcttcaacatcaagTGCCGCACCTCCGGCCTCGTCCCcgacgtcgtcgtcgtcgtcgccacCATCCGCGCCCTTAAGGTTCACGGCGGCGggccccccatctcccccggTGCTCCCCTCAGCCCCGTCTACAAGGAGGAAAACGTCGAGATCCTCCGTGCCGGCTGCGTCAACCTTGCCAAGCAcatcgccaacgccaagTCCTACGGCGTGCCCGTCGTCGTTGCCATCAACAAGTTCTCCACCGACACTCCCGCCGAAGTGGAAGTCGTCCGCGAGGAAGCCATCAAGGCCGGCGCCGAAGACGCCGTCCTCGCCAATCACTGGGCCGAAGGCGGCAAGGGCGCCGTTGACCTCGCTCATGCTGTCATTGCCGCTTCGGAGAAGCCCAAGGACTTCAAGCTCTTGTACGGCCTCGAGGGTACCGTCCAGGAGCGCATCGAGAAGATCGCCAGGGAGATGTACGGCGCCTCGTCAGTCGAATTCACCGAGCTGGCCCAGAAGAAGGTCGAGACGTACACCAGACAGGGTTTCGGGAACCTGCCTATTTGCATTGCCAAGACGCAGTATTCCATCAGTCATGACCCTGAGCTCAAGGGCGCGCCGACGGGCTTTACCGTGCCGGTTCGGGAtgtgaggatggcggcgggcGCTGGGTACTTGTATGCGCTGGCGGCCGATATTCAGACGATTCCTGGGTTGCCGACTGCGCCTGGGTATTTGAATGTGGATGTTGATTTGGAGACGGGGGAGATTGATGGGTTGTTTTGAAGAATTTCAAGTCCTTGAGCCTTGTGTTTTTATATGGCGTTAAAATTGGGAGGTGGGTATAAAGGTATATCAATGATCAACTCGAGCGAAACTAAGGCAGGGGGAAagtggaaagggaaaaatgagatgttggaggtgcATGTTTTAACACATGGCGCtgatgaagggggggttAATACCACAGGGGTGAAGAGGTTTTCGAAACCAAAAATAGCTAGCCATAGATGGAATAGATGAAGTTCCTCTCACTTATGCTCC from Podospora bellae-mahoneyi strain CBS 112042 chromosome 4, whole genome shotgun sequence harbors:
- the ADE3 gene encoding tetrahydrofolate synthase (COG:H; EggNog:ENOG503NVZV); the protein is MTLSRLAQRVPTPVLTGSCSTNKARQRLISSRLRIESVDGHKLVSTYMPEFRRCSSAQPDDRHSAAPRSAPRQAQSPSPVKVAHAHAQRLRLGLGLARNHTTALLHSASAQPNSFLAHRAFSSSSAAMVAQKIDGTAVAKRVREQLKAEIAEKKGINPRFEPCLKIIQATYVRMKLKAAEECGISCELIKFDESATEAEIVARVHALNNDPTVHGILVQLPLPSHVSEYAVTSAVLSEKDVDGFGTYNIGELAKRGGNPYFVPCTPKGVMVLLEETGVDLKGKNAVVVGRSDIVGSPVSYLLKNADATVTVCHSRTKDLDQHLKNADVVVVAIGKAGFIKGEQLKEGAVVIDVGTNYIPDATKKSGQRLVGDVEFESASQVASHITPVPGGVGPMTVAMLLHNVVASATQWFDAEKQRKIVPLSLALKEPVPSDIAISRAQAPKHVTQIAKEIGISNSELEPYGAYKAKVDLTLLKRLDHRRNGRYVVVTGITPTPLGEGKSTTTMGLAQALGAHVGRLTFANVRQPSQGPTFGIKGGAAGGGYSQVIPMDEFNMHLTGDIHAITAANNLLAAAIDTRMFHESTQKDSALYRRLVPVKNGKRQFSPVMFRRLKKLGIDKTNPDDLTEEEIGKFARLDIDPETITWRRVLDVNDRHLRGITIGTAATEKGHSRQTGFDISVASECMAILALSTDLADMRERLGRMVVASSRSGDPVTADDLGAGGALTALMKDAIKPNLMQSLEGTPVFVHAGPFANISIGNSSILADKMALKLAGTEPDEDHSTKAGFVITEAGFDFTMGGERFFNIKCRTSGLVPDVVVVVATIRALKVHGGGPPISPGAPLSPVYKEENVEILRAGCVNLAKHIANAKSYGVPVVIAREMYGASSVEFTELAQKKVETYTRQGFGNLPICIAKTQYSISHDPELKGAPTGFTVPVRDVRMAAGAGYLYALAADIQTIPGLPTAPGYLNVDVDLETGEIDGLF